From a region of the Paenibacillus sp. R14(2021) genome:
- the iolC gene encoding 5-dehydro-2-deoxygluconokinase yields MEQFLFSANKALDFTAIGRLCIDLNANEINRPMEETMTFTKYVGGSPANICIGMSRLGMKSAFIGKVADDQMGRFILGYLQNNGIETSGITTDRTGAVTGLAFTEIKSPEDCSILMYRDNAADLLLAPEEVDESLIARSKALLVSGTALAKSPSREAVLLALGYARKHGTKVVFDIDYRPYTWVTPEETAIYYHLAAEKSDIIIGTREEFDMLERFDGNTERSDAFTAAQWFGCHAEIVVIKHGKDGSIAYGKDGSAHRGSIFPAKVIKTFGAGDSYAAGFIYGLMQGWSPSRSMAFGSAAASIVISSHSCSDAMPTVQQVEDYMLAAKQA; encoded by the coding sequence ATGGAGCAATTTTTATTTTCAGCGAATAAAGCTTTAGATTTTACGGCAATAGGCCGGTTATGCATCGATCTCAACGCCAATGAAATCAATCGTCCGATGGAAGAGACGATGACCTTCACCAAATACGTCGGCGGCTCGCCGGCGAACATTTGTATCGGGATGTCCCGCCTGGGGATGAAATCGGCGTTTATCGGCAAGGTGGCCGATGACCAGATGGGTCGGTTTATTCTAGGCTATCTGCAGAACAACGGAATCGAGACGTCCGGCATTACGACGGATCGAACAGGCGCCGTAACGGGGCTTGCGTTTACCGAAATCAAGAGTCCCGAAGACTGCAGCATCCTCATGTACCGCGACAACGCCGCCGACCTGCTGCTCGCGCCGGAGGAAGTGGACGAATCGCTTATTGCACGCAGCAAAGCGCTGCTCGTATCCGGCACGGCGCTTGCGAAGAGCCCGTCCCGCGAAGCCGTGCTGCTAGCGCTCGGCTATGCCAGAAAGCACGGCACCAAAGTCGTCTTTGACATCGACTACCGCCCGTATACCTGGGTAACGCCTGAGGAAACGGCGATCTATTATCACCTGGCCGCCGAGAAAAGCGATATCATCATCGGCACGCGCGAGGAATTCGACATGCTGGAGCGCTTCGACGGCAACACGGAACGCAGCGATGCGTTTACGGCCGCGCAGTGGTTCGGCTGCCATGCCGAAATCGTCGTCATCAAGCATGGCAAGGACGGCTCGATTGCATACGGCAAGGACGGCAGCGCCCATCGCGGATCGATTTTCCCGGCGAAGGTAATCAAGACGTTCGGCGCCGGCGATTCCTATGCAGCCGGCTTTATTTACGGCCTGATGCAGGGATGGAGCCCGAGCCGAAGCATGGCATTCGGCAGCGCTGCCGCTTCCATCGTCATTTCCAGCCATAGCTGCTCCGATGCCATGCCGACCGTCCAGCAGGTCGAAGACTACATGCTGGCTGCCAAACAAGCGTAA
- the iolD gene encoding 3D-(3,5/4)-trihydroxycyclohexane-1,2-dione acylhydrolase (decyclizing) produces the protein MKTIRLTMAQALLKFLDQQVLSVDGEEVKFVQGVMGIFGHGNVTGLGEALERGAGELTFLQGKNEQGMVHAAAAFAKQKNRRQIYAVTTSIGPGALNMVTGAATATVNRIPVLLLPGDNFASRQPDPVLQQLEVPSDYSISATDAFKPVSKYWDRIVRPEQLMTSLLQAMRVLTDPVETGAVTIALPQDVQAEAYDYPAAFFEKRVHYLVRRPAAPEAIERAVQLMRNKKKPLIIAGGGVHYADAAKELLAFAERFGIPVAETQAGKSAMPWHHPLSLGGVGTTGTLAANRIAAEADLIIGVGTRFSDFTTASKSAFKHHEAAFLNVNVSAFDAFKMDAVSVTADAKTAIAALQEALDECGYRSGYSEEEIDSLKSAWDREVDRLYTLESDEGLTQTRAVGIINDFVGPSDVIVCAAGSLPGDLHRVWRSAEPKTYHMEYGFSCMGYEVSGAFGAALAEPDRSVYAFVGDGSYLMLHSEFITAVQEGIKMTVLLFDNHGFQCIHNLQRGHGSDGFGNEFRYRSKATGRLSGPYIPFDFAANARSLGAASYTARTAEELEHALSQAKAEPGPVLVEIKVLPGTNTDGYESWWHVGVPEVSTGSKVVEAHEQMRKQVKTARPY, from the coding sequence ATGAAGACGATTCGATTGACCATGGCACAGGCTTTGCTGAAATTTCTGGATCAACAGGTATTGTCCGTGGACGGCGAAGAGGTGAAGTTCGTCCAGGGCGTGATGGGTATATTCGGGCATGGCAACGTCACCGGACTTGGCGAAGCGCTGGAGCGCGGCGCTGGCGAGTTGACGTTCCTGCAAGGTAAGAACGAGCAGGGCATGGTTCATGCGGCTGCGGCGTTCGCGAAGCAGAAGAACCGCCGCCAGATCTACGCGGTAACGACCTCGATCGGCCCGGGTGCGCTCAATATGGTGACCGGCGCCGCAACGGCAACGGTGAACCGGATTCCGGTGCTGCTTCTGCCGGGCGACAATTTCGCTTCCCGCCAGCCGGACCCAGTCTTGCAGCAGCTGGAGGTGCCAAGCGATTATTCGATTTCCGCGACGGATGCGTTCAAGCCGGTCAGCAAGTATTGGGACCGCATCGTCCGTCCGGAACAGCTGATGACTTCGCTGCTGCAGGCAATGAGGGTGCTGACCGATCCCGTCGAGACGGGCGCCGTCACGATTGCGCTGCCGCAGGATGTGCAGGCGGAGGCGTACGATTATCCGGCTGCCTTCTTCGAGAAGCGGGTTCATTATCTGGTGCGCCGTCCTGCCGCGCCGGAAGCGATCGAACGCGCCGTGCAGCTGATGAGGAACAAGAAGAAGCCGCTCATTATTGCGGGCGGCGGCGTGCATTATGCGGACGCGGCGAAGGAGCTGCTCGCCTTCGCGGAACGCTTCGGTATTCCCGTCGCCGAGACACAGGCTGGGAAGAGCGCGATGCCGTGGCATCATCCGCTCAGCCTAGGCGGCGTCGGCACGACCGGCACGCTTGCGGCCAACAGAATCGCCGCGGAAGCAGACCTGATCATCGGCGTCGGCACGCGGTTCTCGGACTTTACGACGGCTTCCAAGTCCGCCTTCAAGCATCACGAAGCCGCCTTCTTGAACGTGAACGTCAGCGCGTTCGATGCGTTCAAGATGGATGCCGTATCCGTAACGGCAGATGCGAAGACGGCCATTGCCGCGCTGCAGGAGGCGCTGGACGAATGCGGCTACCGCTCCGGCTATTCGGAAGAGGAAATCGACAGCCTGAAATCGGCATGGGACCGCGAAGTGGACCGCCTGTACACGCTTGAGAGCGACGAAGGCTTAACGCAGACGCGCGCGGTCGGCATCATCAACGACTTCGTGGGTCCGTCAGACGTTATCGTCTGCGCTGCCGGCAGTCTGCCCGGCGACTTACACCGGGTATGGCGCTCCGCGGAGCCCAAGACCTACCATATGGAATACGGCTTCTCCTGCATGGGCTACGAGGTCAGCGGCGCATTCGGGGCCGCGCTCGCGGAGCCGGATCGAAGCGTCTATGCATTCGTCGGCGACGGCAGCTATCTTATGCTGCACTCGGAATTCATAACGGCCGTGCAAGAAGGCATCAAGATGACCGTGCTGCTGTTCGACAACCACGGCTTCCAGTGCATTCATAATCTGCAGCGCGGACACGGAAGCGACGGCTTCGGCAACGAGTTCCGTTACCGTTCCAAAGCGACCGGCCGTCTGAGCGGCCCGTATATTCCGTTCGATTTTGCCGCCAATGCCCGCAGCTTGGGAGCGGCTTCGTATACGGCCCGCACGGCGGAGGAACTGGAGCATGCGCTGTCTCAAGCGAAAGCGGAGCCTGGGCCGGTGCTCGTCGAGATCAAAGTATTGCCCGGAACGAACACGGACGGCTACGAGTCGTGGTGGCATGTCGGCGTGCCCGAAGTGTCGACGGGCAGCAAGGTGGTTGAGGCGCACGAACAGATGCGCAAGCAGGTGAAGACCGCGCGGCCTTATTGA
- a CDS encoding alpha-mannosidase codes for MLFTEKKLRARLREIDETRYREPLPLTSFSAAEDEPGAPGTRPPEVIEAFELKTGESWQGRDRYIWLTCTVEVPQAWAGKTVLGRFDFGETGGGGNEGFESLLYWNGAPYQGVDSYHQEVFLPEDAAGTTGRLDVRLWSGLDGGGKPREMKHTINRAELCWLDERVDDFYYTGRAVLETIQVLEAGDPVRVSLVKALDRAFLKVDWSKPGSAAYFESVYEARELLQAELDRFEKQHPVTVTCVGHTHIDVAWLWRLKHTREKSARSFSTVLRLMERFPDYIFLQTQPQLYAYIKEDYPDIYAQILERIREGRWEIGGGMWLEADCNLTSGESLVRQFLFGTRFMRGEFGVESTYLWLPDVFGYSWALPQILRKSGFKTFMTTKISWNQFNRMPHDTFKWRGIDGSEVLTHFITTPDDWEEANNFFYTYNGLISPETVKGAWDGYQNKDINQELLLSYGYGDGGGGVNREMLEMRRRLETMPGLPNVKPGRADDYFDRLHETVDATDSYVHVWDGELYLEYHRGTYTSQAYNKRMNRKLELRYRETEWLSMLAVLLRADWSKYPQAELNKGWTIILRNQFHDIIPGSSIKEVYEDSREEYAQAADIAAEAWNGAAALISSHQEEGTLTVFNSASWERSDLLEIPGERIPQGAVWTDQDGRGLQAQYANGRWLVETSQLPSLGMKAVHYAAGAGASQLSVASAFSLEGRTLKTPHYEIEWNACGQLVRIYDLDHRRDVLAPGAVGNELQVFEDKPMHFDAWDIDIYYQEKKRVVSELLSVELVEAGPLAAVVAFKWRYADSSISQRMTVFAGSRRIDFQTHIDWQEHQQLLKAAFPVDVRSTEATYDIQFGNVKRPTHWNTSWDWARFESVGHQWADLSERGYGVSLLNDCKYGYDIKDNVIRLSLLKSAVSPDPDADIGEHDFVYSLLPHEGDWYAGGTVQEAWSLNNPLTSFKGSADLSVFSMFSLSAPNVMVDAVKKSEDGEQLVLRVHEFAGLRTQVNIGSDLRIRSIEECDLMERSLVEEAVQGAAFELKPYEIKTFLVRLEA; via the coding sequence GTGTTATTTACAGAAAAGAAGCTGAGAGCGAGGCTTCGCGAGATCGACGAAACCCGCTACCGTGAACCGCTGCCGTTGACGAGCTTCTCCGCGGCCGAGGATGAGCCCGGAGCGCCCGGCACAAGGCCGCCGGAAGTCATAGAAGCGTTCGAATTGAAAACCGGCGAGTCGTGGCAGGGCCGCGACCGTTATATTTGGCTGACCTGCACCGTCGAGGTTCCGCAGGCATGGGCCGGTAAAACCGTGCTTGGACGCTTCGATTTCGGCGAAACGGGCGGCGGCGGCAACGAGGGCTTCGAATCGCTGCTCTATTGGAACGGCGCGCCTTACCAAGGCGTCGATTCCTATCATCAGGAGGTTTTCCTGCCGGAGGACGCGGCCGGGACGACCGGCAGACTGGATGTCCGCCTGTGGTCCGGGCTGGACGGGGGCGGCAAGCCCCGCGAAATGAAGCATACGATCAACCGGGCCGAGCTGTGCTGGCTGGACGAACGGGTTGACGATTTCTACTATACGGGACGTGCCGTTCTCGAGACCATTCAGGTGCTGGAGGCGGGTGACCCGGTCCGCGTAAGTCTCGTCAAAGCGCTTGACCGCGCTTTCCTGAAGGTGGACTGGTCCAAGCCGGGATCGGCGGCGTATTTCGAATCCGTGTACGAAGCAAGAGAGCTGCTGCAGGCCGAGCTGGACCGGTTCGAGAAGCAGCATCCCGTTACGGTGACCTGCGTCGGACATACGCATATCGACGTGGCATGGCTGTGGCGCCTAAAACATACGCGCGAGAAATCGGCCCGTTCCTTCTCGACCGTCCTGCGGCTCATGGAGCGATTCCCGGACTATATATTCCTGCAAACACAGCCGCAGCTCTATGCCTATATCAAGGAAGATTACCCGGACATCTATGCGCAAATCCTCGAGCGAATTCGCGAAGGCCGCTGGGAAATCGGCGGCGGCATGTGGCTCGAAGCCGATTGCAACCTGACCTCGGGCGAGTCGCTCGTCAGGCAGTTCTTGTTCGGCACCCGGTTCATGCGCGGGGAGTTTGGCGTGGAGAGCACCTACTTGTGGCTGCCCGACGTATTCGGCTACAGCTGGGCGCTGCCGCAAATTCTGCGCAAATCCGGGTTCAAGACGTTCATGACGACCAAAATCAGCTGGAACCAGTTCAACCGCATGCCGCATGATACGTTCAAATGGCGCGGCATCGACGGCTCGGAAGTGCTCACGCATTTCATCACGACGCCGGATGACTGGGAAGAAGCAAACAACTTCTTCTACACGTATAACGGCTTGATTTCGCCGGAAACCGTCAAAGGGGCATGGGACGGCTATCAGAACAAAGATATCAACCAGGAGCTCCTGCTGTCGTACGGCTACGGCGACGGCGGCGGCGGCGTAAACCGGGAGATGCTCGAAATGCGCCGGCGGCTCGAGACGATGCCCGGCCTGCCGAACGTCAAGCCAGGACGCGCGGACGATTACTTCGACCGCCTGCACGAGACGGTCGATGCGACCGACAGCTACGTGCATGTATGGGACGGCGAGCTGTATCTCGAATACCACCGAGGCACGTATACGAGCCAAGCCTATAACAAACGGATGAACCGCAAGCTGGAGCTGCGCTATCGCGAGACGGAATGGCTCAGCATGCTGGCCGTGCTGCTGCGCGCGGATTGGAGTAAATACCCGCAGGCGGAGCTGAACAAGGGCTGGACGATCATTCTGCGCAACCAGTTCCACGATATCATTCCGGGCTCTTCGATCAAGGAAGTCTACGAAGACAGCCGCGAGGAGTACGCGCAAGCAGCTGACATCGCAGCGGAAGCATGGAATGGAGCAGCTGCGCTGATCAGCAGCCATCAGGAAGAAGGCACGCTGACGGTGTTCAACAGCGCATCCTGGGAGCGCAGCGATCTGCTGGAAATTCCGGGAGAGCGCATTCCGCAGGGCGCCGTATGGACGGATCAAGACGGACGCGGCCTGCAAGCCCAGTACGCGAACGGCCGCTGGCTGGTCGAGACTTCGCAGCTGCCTTCGCTTGGCATGAAGGCGGTTCATTATGCGGCAGGCGCAGGTGCTTCGCAGCTGTCCGTCGCGTCGGCGTTCAGCCTGGAAGGGCGCACGCTGAAGACTCCGCATTACGAGATCGAGTGGAACGCATGCGGCCAATTGGTCCGCATCTACGATCTGGACCATCGCCGCGACGTATTGGCCCCTGGCGCGGTCGGTAATGAACTGCAAGTGTTCGAGGACAAACCGATGCATTTCGATGCATGGGATATCGATATCTATTACCAAGAGAAGAAGCGGGTCGTCTCCGAGCTGCTTTCGGTCGAACTCGTGGAAGCGGGGCCGCTGGCGGCTGTCGTGGCATTCAAGTGGCGGTATGCGGACTCTTCGATCTCGCAGCGGATGACCGTCTTCGCGGGAAGCCGGCGAATCGATTTCCAGACGCACATCGACTGGCAGGAGCATCAGCAGCTGCTCAAGGCAGCGTTCCCCGTTGATGTTCGTTCGACCGAGGCGACCTACGATATTCAATTCGGGAACGTCAAGCGTCCGACGCATTGGAATACGAGCTGGGATTGGGCAAGATTCGAGTCCGTCGGGCATCAATGGGCGGATCTGTCCGAGCGCGGCTACGGCGTAAGCTTGCTGAACGACTGCAAATACGGCTACGACATCAAAGACAATGTCATCCGCCTGTCGCTGCTGAAATCGGCGGTGAGCCCGGATCCAGACGCCGATATCGGCGAGCATGACTTTGTTTATTCGCTGCTGCCGCATGAAGGCGATTGGTATGCGGGAGGCACGGTTCAAGAGGCGTGGTCGCTGAACAATCCATTGACCAGCTTCAAGGGCAGCGCCGATCTGAGCGTGTTCTCCATGTTCAGCTTGTCCGCGCCTAACGTGATGGTGGATGCCGTTAAGAAATCCGAGGACGGGGAGCAGCTTGTGCTCCGCGTTCACGAGTTCGCCGGACTCCGCACGCAGGTGAACATCGGCAGTGATCTTCGTATCCGTTCGATCGAAGAATGCGATCTGATGGAACGCAGCTTGGTCGAAGAGGCCGTGCAAGGCGCCGCATTCGAGCTGAAGCCGTATGAGATCAAGACCTTCCTCGTCCGTCTTGAAGCCTAA